One segment of Nostoc piscinale CENA21 DNA contains the following:
- a CDS encoding Uma2 family endonuclease: protein MTISLEQFNQSSLVFQQYDATWQDYEAVRDNPDIDWRKIAFHQGWLWVDMGTEGLGHSSFSDLMTAVFFVWAFLHPEMVLQSYGRCLIEKPETHACAPDLVLYKGQDIPKWQPGEPRRIILDRHRLPDLVGEIADTTLGIDLDEQKQLYASLGISEYWVIDVKGMRLFAFGLTATGIYQAIEVSQVLTGLPIALVEQTLERLAQETNTAAANWLMQQLQTK from the coding sequence ATGACCATCTCCTTAGAACAATTTAACCAATCTTCTCTGGTGTTTCAGCAGTATGATGCAACTTGGCAGGACTATGAGGCAGTACGAGATAACCCGGATATTGATTGGCGTAAAATTGCATTTCATCAGGGATGGTTATGGGTTGATATGGGAACAGAAGGACTAGGACATTCTTCTTTTAGCGATTTGATGACGGCAGTTTTCTTTGTTTGGGCGTTCCTACACCCAGAGATGGTATTGCAATCCTACGGACGCTGTTTAATTGAAAAGCCCGAAACCCACGCCTGTGCGCCAGATTTAGTATTGTACAAAGGTCAAGATATTCCGAAATGGCAACCAGGTGAACCACGTCGGATTATTCTTGACCGTCATCGTCTACCTGATTTAGTAGGAGAAATTGCTGATACCACTTTAGGAATTGATTTGGATGAGCAAAAGCAACTTTACGCTAGTTTAGGAATTTCAGAATACTGGGTAATTGATGTTAAAGGAATGCGATTGTTTGCATTTGGTTTAACAGCAACAGGTATCTATCAAGCTATCGAAGTTTCTCAGGTATTGACTGGTTTACCCATCGCCCTTGTAGAACAAACACTGGAGAGATTAGCTCAAGAAACTAATACCGCAGCCGCTAATTGGTTGATGCAGCAATTACAAACAAAATAA
- a CDS encoding putative quinol monooxygenase produces the protein MPSQQVTVTARLKVKQGLEDRFREEFEPVIALTRAEDGCINYDLHQSIEDPSVFLLHENWANQAILDQHLQQPYIRALGAKAEEFLVEPPEVKLWQQVVNN, from the coding sequence ATGCCAAGTCAACAAGTCACAGTCACAGCTCGGTTAAAAGTCAAACAGGGTTTAGAAGATAGGTTTAGAGAAGAATTTGAACCTGTAATTGCGCTCACCCGTGCGGAAGATGGATGTATTAATTATGATTTACATCAATCTATAGAAGACCCTTCTGTATTTTTACTACATGAAAATTGGGCTAATCAAGCAATTTTGGATCAACATTTACAACAGCCTTATATTCGGGCGCTGGGGGCTAAAGCAGAGGAGTTTTTGGTAGAGCCACCGGAAGTTAAGTTATGGCAACAGGTTGTTAATAATTAA
- a CDS encoding cyclic nucleotide-binding domain-containing protein produces MLPGFDEALLEKANTKPTVLTYASEEIIVRQGEPATKFYILLEGDVEVFQDFPDQPTRLLNRLSRGDYFGEVGLLRGGKRTATVRVTKNSEVKVMVIEEELFQLFVNNSELTSNDVVRRLHQRVMTSHLSKALPNVDPSEIVAIASQSKGSQYKANSIIVQQGEFGDRVYLILEGEVEISVIDQGESRTIQLKSGEHFGNVQFFDGQNYPVNLRAIACTDVELMAINRDSFCSLILKSNTNSDIVASVLHHQFLNL; encoded by the coding sequence ATGTTACCGGGTTTTGATGAAGCCTTACTAGAAAAAGCCAACACTAAACCAACTGTGTTGACTTACGCATCAGAGGAAATCATTGTTCGCCAGGGAGAACCAGCCACGAAATTTTATATTCTGCTGGAAGGAGATGTAGAAGTTTTCCAAGATTTTCCGGATCAGCCAACTCGCCTATTAAATCGGCTGAGTCGCGGAGATTATTTTGGGGAAGTTGGTTTGCTACGGGGTGGAAAACGTACAGCAACAGTTCGTGTCACCAAAAACTCAGAAGTGAAAGTAATGGTGATTGAAGAAGAATTATTTCAGTTGTTCGTGAATAACTCAGAATTGACTAGTAATGATGTCGTGCGTCGTTTGCATCAACGGGTAATGACAAGTCATCTATCCAAAGCCTTACCCAATGTTGATCCATCGGAAATTGTGGCGATCGCTTCTCAATCTAAGGGAAGTCAATACAAAGCTAATTCTATTATTGTTCAACAAGGGGAATTTGGCGATCGCGTTTACTTGATATTAGAGGGAGAAGTGGAAATATCCGTGATTGATCAAGGGGAATCCAGAACAATTCAACTCAAATCGGGTGAACATTTTGGTAATGTACAATTTTTCGATGGTCAAAATTATCCTGTTAACTTGCGAGCCATAGCTTGTACTGACGTTGAATTAATGGCAATTAATCGAGACAGTTTTTGTAGTCTGATTTTAAAATCCAATACAAATTCCGATATCGTAGCTTCTGTACTCCACCATCAATTTCTCAACTTGTGA
- a CDS encoding saccharopine dehydrogenase family protein has protein sequence MTAKVLLYGATGYAGKLIAETAKIHGVELILAGRNQGALVSVSEKLNFDFRVFSLDDAQAIAQSLQDVTVVLNCAGPFAKTAKSLVDVCLQTHTHYLDIAGEVPEFQALAARNDEAKNAGIMLLPGVGFGVVPTDCLAVYLKSQLPTANSLTLIYETEGGVSQGTANTVLPSLHEMGVVRKAGKLISSRPAEQKLQVDFGAGLVTAVTNPWRADLVTAFHSTNIPNIETYTVFPNPVSFLMESSQYLGWLFNSSLFQSALANLIKQLPQGPSAAERAQGKVGVVGIAKDESGRQVTAKLIGPEAYDFTALAAVVVIKHIIQGEVTPGFQTPANVYGADLVLEIPGVKRWSD, from the coding sequence ATGACGGCAAAAGTGTTATTGTACGGTGCAACTGGCTATGCAGGGAAACTAATAGCGGAAACTGCAAAAATTCATGGTGTAGAGTTAATTTTGGCTGGAAGAAATCAAGGTGCATTGGTATCAGTTTCTGAGAAATTAAACTTTGATTTTCGGGTGTTTAGTTTGGATGACGCGCAGGCGATCGCACAATCTCTGCAAGATGTTACAGTTGTTCTCAATTGTGCCGGGCCTTTTGCGAAAACTGCCAAATCATTGGTTGATGTCTGCTTGCAAACTCACACCCATTATTTAGATATTGCTGGCGAAGTTCCCGAATTTCAGGCTTTAGCAGCACGAAATGACGAAGCAAAAAATGCAGGAATTATGCTGCTTCCTGGTGTTGGATTTGGTGTAGTCCCGACGGATTGTCTTGCAGTTTACCTCAAATCTCAGTTACCAACCGCCAACAGTCTCACCTTAATCTATGAAACTGAAGGTGGTGTCTCTCAAGGAACTGCTAATACTGTTTTGCCGAGTTTACATGAAATGGGTGTCGTCCGCAAAGCAGGTAAACTAATTTCATCTCGACCAGCAGAACAAAAACTTCAAGTTGATTTTGGTGCGGGTTTAGTCACCGCCGTAACTAACCCTTGGCGTGCTGATCTTGTTACCGCATTCCACAGTACAAATATTCCTAATATCGAAACTTACACAGTCTTTCCCAACCCGGTGAGCTTTCTGATGGAAAGTAGTCAGTATTTAGGCTGGTTATTTAACTCATCTCTTTTTCAAAGCGCCTTAGCTAATTTAATTAAACAACTACCACAAGGGCCAAGTGCGGCAGAACGCGCTCAAGGTAAAGTTGGAGTTGTTGGTATTGCAAAAGATGAATCTGGTCGTCAAGTTACAGCGAAACTCATCGGCCCCGAAGCCTACGATTTTACGGCTTTAGCTGCTGTAGTAGTGATTAAACACATCATTCAAGGTGAAGTCACGCCAGGATTTCAAACCCCAGCTAACGTTTACGGTGCGGATTTGGTATTAGAAATACCTGGAGTAAAAAGATGGAGTGATTAA
- a CDS encoding efflux RND transporter periplasmic adaptor subunit, which yields MVKMEFNQNKSISKLQIITIGLSIITAISILAVVIIHRQSRNTNQNKLQETSSSQQSIVRVAALGILEPQGDIIHLSATGANQRLAKLLVKEGEQVSADQIIAVMDNLNQYQASVENARAKVYVARSRLAQVQAGEESGQIEAQRMKVAETQAELTENIKVQQSVIASQEIELRKTKDDYERYKDLLDKGAVSVAETEKRRLQVEIEKQKLQEAKATLRKQVSTGKERVKAAEATLDSLDHVKPTDISVAKAELNESLSQLEKAKVDLESLYVKAPIAGQILNINTRVGEVVGSKGIVDIGQTQQMYVIAEVYESDIHYVKIGQEATIVSEYGGFTGEIKGEVDHIGLQIEQPGIINDDPTAKADVRIVKVKIRLHPDDSERVRTLNKLQVRASIQIN from the coding sequence ATGGTTAAAATGGAATTTAATCAAAATAAATCAATATCGAAGCTACAAATAATTACAATAGGTTTGTCTATCATTACTGCGATTAGTATTCTTGCTGTTGTGATTATACATAGGCAATCAAGGAATACAAATCAGAATAAATTACAAGAAACATCAAGTAGTCAACAATCTATAGTTCGTGTAGCAGCTTTAGGAATATTAGAACCACAAGGAGACATTATTCATCTGTCTGCGACAGGCGCAAATCAACGTTTGGCGAAACTGTTGGTAAAAGAAGGTGAACAAGTGAGTGCAGACCAAATTATTGCAGTCATGGATAATTTGAATCAATATCAAGCAAGTGTAGAAAACGCCAGAGCAAAAGTGTATGTGGCGCGATCGCGTTTAGCGCAAGTGCAAGCTGGTGAGGAGTCTGGACAAATTGAAGCCCAACGGATGAAAGTTGCAGAAACACAAGCAGAATTAACTGAAAATATCAAAGTGCAACAATCTGTGATTGCTAGTCAAGAAATTGAATTACGCAAAACCAAAGATGACTATGAACGCTACAAGGATCTGTTAGATAAAGGAGCGGTTTCTGTAGCTGAAACAGAAAAGAGACGTTTACAAGTTGAGATTGAGAAACAAAAATTGCAAGAAGCCAAAGCTACTCTCCGCAAACAAGTTAGTACAGGTAAGGAACGTGTAAAAGCTGCGGAAGCAACACTAGATAGTTTAGATCATGTTAAACCAACAGATATTTCAGTCGCCAAAGCAGAATTGAATGAGTCTTTATCTCAATTAGAAAAAGCAAAAGTTGACTTGGAATCTCTTTATGTGAAAGCACCCATAGCTGGTCAAATTTTAAATATTAACACCAGAGTCGGTGAAGTTGTAGGTAGTAAAGGGATTGTCGATATTGGACAAACACAACAAATGTATGTGATTGCTGAAGTTTACGAAAGTGATATTCATTATGTAAAAATCGGTCAGGAAGCAACAATTGTCAGTGAATACGGTGGATTTACTGGAGAAATTAAAGGAGAGGTAGATCACATTGGATTGCAAATTGAACAGCCAGGAATCATTAATGATGATCCTACTGCCAAAGCCGATGTCAGAATCGTCAAAGTGAAAATTCGCCTTCATCCCGATGACAGTGAAAGGGTGAGAACATTGAATAAGTTACAAGTTAGAGCATCAATTCAGATTAATTGA
- the devC gene encoding ABC transporter permease DevC: MNFLGRVPLAWLQLTRYKLRLVVAILGIAFAAILIFMQLAFLDSLYDSQTALHKLLKADLVLINTDMKTLANTGDFSRQYLYRALNFREVESVNYVYHARDDFRYGSVRGGKGIIILGINPDNVPFEIADFQTVAHLLKARGVVLFDRNSDSKEYGSIFQDLRPGKPIAAEIAGHKVWISGLVNFAGASFADDGNLITSSMTFNYLFPHRSSNNITLGLVTLKPGVNSQAIAQQIRAQLPRKVRLMTRQEFIEYEKHYWATSAPIGFVFTTGVFVGFLVGVIIVYQILYGEITDHLPDYAVLKARGYKHRFFLNILFQEALILAVLGYIPGLIMSLGLYAIVNGATSLPMNMTWPRASLVLLLTIIMCFTSGFVSMNKLRDSNPADLF, encoded by the coding sequence ATGAATTTTTTGGGCAGAGTCCCGTTAGCCTGGTTGCAGTTGACTCGTTATAAACTACGCCTAGTTGTAGCGATTTTAGGTATTGCTTTTGCAGCCATTCTGATTTTTATGCAGTTAGCCTTTTTAGATTCTCTTTATGACAGCCAAACAGCACTGCATAAACTTCTCAAAGCAGATTTGGTTTTAATCAACACTGATATGAAAACTTTGGCGAACACTGGAGATTTTTCCCGCCAATATTTATATCGCGCCCTCAATTTTCGGGAAGTTGAATCTGTAAATTATGTCTACCACGCACGAGATGATTTTCGCTATGGCAGTGTTCGTGGCGGCAAAGGCATTATTATTTTAGGGATTAACCCAGATAATGTTCCTTTTGAGATTGCAGACTTTCAGACAGTTGCTCATCTTTTAAAAGCTAGAGGTGTGGTTTTATTTGATCGCAACTCCGACTCTAAAGAATATGGCAGTATTTTCCAAGATTTGCGACCAGGAAAACCAATTGCGGCTGAAATTGCTGGTCATAAAGTTTGGATTAGTGGCTTAGTGAATTTTGCTGGTGCTTCTTTTGCTGATGATGGTAATTTGATTACCAGTAGTATGACTTTTAATTATCTATTTCCTCATCGTTCTTCTAATAATATTACCTTGGGTTTAGTGACTCTTAAACCAGGAGTAAATTCACAGGCGATCGCTCAACAAATCCGCGCTCAACTTCCCCGCAAAGTGCGGTTGATGACACGCCAAGAATTTATCGAATATGAAAAGCATTATTGGGCTACTAGTGCGCCAATTGGATTTGTCTTTACTACGGGAGTTTTTGTAGGTTTCTTAGTAGGAGTAATTATTGTCTATCAAATTCTTTATGGTGAAATTACCGACCATTTACCAGACTACGCCGTTCTCAAAGCCAGAGGCTATAAACATCGTTTCTTTTTAAATATTTTGTTTCAAGAAGCATTGATTTTGGCAGTCTTGGGTTACATTCCTGGTTTAATCATGTCTTTGGGATTATATGCCATTGTCAATGGTGCTACATCTTTACCGATGAATATGACATGGCCGCGAGCTTCGCTGGTACTGTTATTAACAATAATTATGTGCTTTACCTCTGGTTTCGTTAGTATGAATAAGCTCAGAGATTCTAATCCTGCTGACCTATTTTAA
- a CDS encoding dCTP deaminase domain-containing protein: MSILTDTDLKKILCYDEAQWNDTKTLLIQDGSDDCITPMGYDLRVGGFYKTFIAKPNLDVLSEGKSIAIKPGDIALIGTYEKLRMPKDGSISALILSRVSQVSRGLSNISTKVDPGWAEGELLIPIQIIFSRDVIKLNYTRFCTIVFF; the protein is encoded by the coding sequence ATGTCGATACTTACAGATACAGATTTGAAAAAGATATTATGTTATGACGAAGCACAATGGAATGATACTAAAACACTCTTAATTCAAGATGGATCAGATGATTGCATAACACCTATGGGCTATGATTTAAGAGTAGGAGGCTTTTATAAAACATTTATTGCTAAACCTAACTTAGACGTTTTATCAGAAGGTAAATCAATAGCAATTAAACCTGGAGATATAGCTTTAATAGGTACTTACGAAAAACTAAGAATGCCCAAAGATGGTTCAATCTCTGCCTTAATATTGTCAAGGGTATCCCAAGTTTCCAGGGGGTTATCTAATATATCTACTAAGGTTGATCCAGGTTGGGCAGAAGGAGAATTATTGATACCAATACAAATAATTTTTTCGCGTGATGTCATTAAACTTAACTATACAAGATTTTGTACCATTGTATTTTTTTAA